A window from Citrus sinensis cultivar Valencia sweet orange chromosome 5, DVS_A1.0, whole genome shotgun sequence encodes these proteins:
- the LOC102619804 gene encoding uncharacterized protein LOC102619804 gives MDNQLRKRKRESINLQKSSTCLPKVNNENAVPKSSTYGFVSHFCSDEEELSRSHNFNLSTTIGLRKHTWKTNRELSAEHKASHKKQYERIGCADAYSDNNESKTIKADKFTLETRCAPDRFCSLVGNLSEDKKNAIRDIGFGSLLEIQCGRLRRQLCRWLVDQFKPECNIIELHGQNLKLCHRTFSDVMGVKDGGIPIQLGGPSENIAELRDIFQSTVKGINIKTLEDIIKQEDKTSWIFKVAFTLFALATLLCPTSGYISHLFLHPCNDVLNVKSLNWASFCYKWLAKSIGKYKNCETTYVGGCLLFLQIFYLHNVAYNCIQPDGTKTPVTFWKESMVKRFMKWLKSQGGIGSNKIQMRTTDTGEASRSKAVRHLNFEEIIQKQILSIRVLTFKVDYLSDAISDQTKMLKELLHQRQIMDRVAPHVHHPSTDNIKTPSHEFVSAQENNIGAEFIEISSNESSARGYDKINSPYDGSSLNTKEQQLYQILRTLEMALDCEKTDALPSKKMEMSKGKQELILKDSKEGLVMIQSTAQGMHIQTSKEKNVNLKSTQPRFLAGPFSVPTPFTEDEKKLILYLFDDKLAEMDVVVRTEYSSITRSSMRSLLPRAWIDGDIITMYAEYKTIEEAQKDITSPRCWFLPSYYSQVVLGDSGDLNPYRRASRFQERYMPQLETCEKIYVPIHCEAHWYMLVIDILRQTADIWDSLESLSQREKMINQSLTILASLDFLLLGEARLRFGSNFNFLHFQLGRQTGLPQQPNDFDCGYYTLKYMDNPSIVADQSYQHDSDYARILLALYLAQSPLNHIRHKLMQDASNGYGKCSAADSQRAPCKQPSELRKAARNINLNQTPSEALLKTLL, from the exons ATGGACAATCAGCTACGCAAGCGTAAACGAGAATCAATAAACTTACAAAAGAGTAGTACTTGTCTTCCGAAAGtaaacaatgaaaatgcaGTTCCTAAATCTTCAACATATGGATTTGTCTCTCACTT TTGCAGCGATGAAGAAGAGCTTTCGAGaagtcataattttaatttgtctaccACTATTGGG TTGAGGAAACACACTTGGAAAACCAACAGAGAACTTTCAGCAGAACATAAGGCAAGTCACAAAAAGCAATATGAAAGGATTGGATGTGCAGATGCATATTCGGATAACAATGAATCAAAAACTATTAAGGCAGATAAGTTCACCTTGGAAACTAGGTGTGCGCCTGACCGATTTTGTTCTCTTGTTGGTAACTTATCGGAAGACAAGAAAAATGCAATAAGGGATATAGGATTTGGAAGCCTACTTGAAATCCAATGTGGTCGACTGAGGAGGCAATTATGTCGTTGGTTGGTGGATCAATTCAAACCTGAATGCAACATTATTGAACTTCatggtcaaaatttgaaactGTGCCACAGAACATTTTCAGATGTCATGGGTGTAAAAGATGGAGGTATACCAATACAATTGGGTGGACCAAGTGAAAATATTGCTGAATTACgagatatttttcaatcaacaGTCAAAGGGATCAACATCAAGACGCTTGAGGATATTATAAAGCAAGAAGATAAAACCAGCTGGATTTTCAAG GTTGCGTTTACTTTGTTTGCACTAGCCACGTTGTTATGCCCAACAAGTGGTTATATATCGCATTTGTTCTTGCATCCGTGCAACGATGTTCTCAATGTTAAATCACTTAATTGGGCTTCATTTTGTTATAAATGGCTGGCAAAATCCATTGGCAAATATAAGAATTGTGAAACTACATATGTCGGGGGATGTCTTCTTTTCCTACAG ATTTTTTACCTCCACAATGTTGCATACAACTGCATTCAGCCTGATGGGACCAAAACTCCTGTGACATTCTGGAAAGAATCAATGGTGAAAAGGTTCATGAAATGGTTGAAATCTCAGGGAGGGATTGGAAGTAATaag ATTCAGATGCGTACCACTGATACCGGTGAAGCTTCTCGATCAAAAGCTGTTAGACATctcaattttgaagaaataattCAGAAACAAATACTTTCAATCAGGGTACTGACATTTAAGGTTGATTATCTATCTGATGCGATATCTGACCAAACTAAAATGCTAAAAGAATTGCTACATCAAAGACAAATTATGGACCGAGTTGCCCCTCATGTCCATCATCCTAGCACAGATAACATTAAAACTCCTTCCCACGAGTTTGTGTCTGctcaagaaaataatattgggGCTGAGTTTATTGAAATCTCATCAAATGAAAGTTCAGCCCGAGGTTATGATAAGATAAACTCTCCTTATGATGGCTCCAGCTTAAACACAAAGGAACAACAACTATATCAAATATTGAGGACATTAGAAATGGCTCTGGATTGTGAAAAGACAGATGCACTACCctcaaagaaaatggaaatgtCCAAGGGAAAACAAGAACTGATTCTTAAGGATTCTAAG gAGGGTCTTGTGATGATACAATCAACTGCACAGGGAATGCATATTCAAActtctaaagaaaagaatgtCAATCTCAAGTCTACCCAACCCCGATTTTTGGCTGGTCCATTTTCAGTTCCCACTCCATTTACCGAGGATGAAAAAAAGCTTATTCTTTACCTTTTTGACGACAAGTTGGCTGAAAT GGATGTTGTCGTCCGTACAGAATACAGCAGCATAACACGGAGCAGTATGCGTTCCCTCCTGCCGAGAGCATGGATTGATGGTGAT attatTACTATGTACGCAGAGTACAAGACTATCGAAGAGGCCCAAAAGGATATCACCTCTCCTCGATGTTGGTTCTTGCCGTCATATTATTCC caaGTTGTATTGGGTGACTCGGGTGATCTAAACCCCTATCGTCGAGCTTCTAGGTTCCAAGAGCGCTACATGCCCCAGTTGGAAACCTGTGAAAAG ATTTATGTGCCCATACATTGTGAAGCTCATTGGTACATGCTTGTTATTGACATTCTTCGTCAAACTGCTGATATTTGGGATTCATTGGAATCTCTCAGTCAAAgggaaaaaatgattaatcaGTCATTGACAATT CTCGCCTCACTGGATTTTTTGCTACTTGGAGAGGCTCGACTTCGTTTTggttcaaatttcaattttctgcATTTTCAACTTGGTCGTCAAACTGGTCTGCCACAACAGCcaaatgattttgattgtGGATACTATACCTTGAAATATATGGACAATCCCTCTATTGTTG